In one window of Fodinibius salicampi DNA:
- a CDS encoding penicillin-binding transpeptidase domain-containing protein, whose amino-acid sequence MAKEHSGILNRMFVVFGLVLLVPCAIGMQLFRINFIEGPELRQLWSEQAIDYISIPAQRGNIYDADGSLLATNSVAYKVAIDPKISGLTQGEIHQVCDTLGKYGYLSSQGYFQKINRASQRSRYVVLDKNVKAQAYEALRQMDIRGVILEENYERRYSFNSLAAHVLGFTNYKMTGVTGLEKEYNEQLHGEDGVQQVRRERNGSIYAYVGAPRKQPQQGHSLYTTIDSHIQAIVEEELKAGIERTSSAYGSAIVMDPKTGAVKAMANYPTYDPNDPSTLGKNNRRNFAISDMIEPGSTFKLVTAIAAVEQGKVDFNESFETPENGRTKIHGQWMRDHDPLGTLSFPEVIEQSSNVATSEIAMRLDEDTFYQYARNLGFGTLTNIDLPSEEPGRLPKPYEWSKVTLPWMSIGYEVQVTPLQIAQAYAAFANKGKMMRPYIVDKVVNSEGSTVWKQDQVTVRQIAKEETINKLFPVFQRVVSDSGTADLAQVEGLSIAGKTGTAQKLVNGRYTNSYRSSFVGFFPANDPKYVTLVLLDNPDTYPPYGGHTAGPIFQQAANRIAGLDNDIEKQILDQEIATETWAMAPDLTGLTKQEAATLLNKQDIPFNIEGSGDWIATQTPTAGTGLSPTDQITLQLSNQTAEVDTTELPDGYSIIPDVGGMSMRNASRLIAGRGYEVKRIGSGTVYTQFPRPGDQMQKGRTITIRGKAKSLNNLVSK is encoded by the coding sequence ATGGCAAAAGAACATTCCGGCATATTAAACCGAATGTTTGTAGTCTTTGGACTGGTACTATTAGTACCATGTGCCATTGGTATGCAGCTTTTCCGCATCAACTTTATCGAAGGACCTGAATTACGACAGCTATGGAGCGAACAGGCCATTGACTATATTTCTATTCCTGCCCAGCGCGGCAATATCTACGATGCCGACGGCAGTCTTCTTGCAACCAACTCCGTTGCCTATAAAGTAGCTATTGATCCCAAGATATCAGGACTTACACAGGGAGAGATCCACCAAGTCTGTGATACACTTGGAAAATATGGCTATTTATCATCCCAAGGCTATTTTCAAAAAATTAACCGGGCCTCTCAGCGATCCCGATATGTGGTTCTGGATAAGAACGTGAAAGCCCAGGCATACGAAGCGCTTCGACAGATGGATATCAGAGGGGTCATTCTGGAAGAAAATTATGAGCGGCGCTATAGCTTTAATTCACTTGCAGCACATGTTTTGGGGTTTACAAATTACAAAATGACAGGAGTAACGGGCCTTGAAAAGGAATACAATGAACAGCTGCATGGCGAAGATGGTGTCCAACAGGTTCGGCGAGAGCGCAACGGAAGCATTTATGCCTATGTAGGTGCGCCTCGTAAGCAACCTCAGCAGGGACATTCTCTTTATACCACCATCGATTCGCATATACAAGCTATTGTTGAAGAAGAGTTAAAGGCAGGGATCGAACGAACTTCATCCGCTTATGGATCTGCTATTGTTATGGATCCGAAAACAGGAGCCGTCAAAGCAATGGCCAACTATCCTACCTACGATCCTAATGATCCTTCGACACTGGGTAAAAACAACCGGCGGAACTTTGCTATCTCAGACATGATTGAACCCGGCTCTACATTCAAGCTTGTAACCGCCATTGCTGCTGTTGAACAGGGGAAGGTTGACTTTAATGAAAGTTTTGAAACGCCGGAGAACGGACGAACAAAAATCCATGGACAATGGATGCGTGATCATGATCCATTGGGTACGCTCTCATTTCCCGAAGTTATTGAACAATCCTCAAATGTTGCTACTTCTGAGATAGCTATGCGACTTGATGAGGACACTTTCTATCAGTACGCCCGAAACCTGGGGTTTGGAACGCTGACTAATATTGATTTACCCAGTGAAGAGCCAGGGCGTCTGCCCAAGCCCTATGAATGGAGTAAGGTAACTCTCCCATGGATGTCTATTGGGTACGAGGTTCAGGTTACGCCCCTCCAAATAGCACAGGCTTATGCCGCTTTTGCAAACAAGGGCAAGATGATGCGCCCCTATATTGTTGATAAGGTTGTTAACAGCGAAGGCAGCACAGTATGGAAGCAGGATCAGGTTACGGTTCGTCAGATCGCTAAAGAAGAAACAATTAATAAGCTTTTCCCGGTTTTTCAGCGTGTAGTCTCTGACTCCGGTACGGCAGATCTTGCCCAAGTGGAGGGACTCTCTATTGCGGGAAAAACAGGAACAGCCCAAAAGCTCGTCAATGGTCGCTATACCAACTCTTACCGGTCATCTTTTGTCGGTTTTTTCCCGGCTAATGACCCTAAATATGTAACTCTGGTCTTATTAGATAATCCAGATACATATCCCCCTTATGGCGGGCATACAGCCGGGCCTATTTTCCAGCAGGCGGCCAATCGCATTGCAGGACTCGATAACGATATCGAAAAACAAATTTTAGACCAAGAGATTGCCACCGAAACCTGGGCTATGGCCCCGGACTTAACAGGACTTACAAAGCAAGAAGCTGCTACCCTGCTCAACAAACAGGATATCCCATTTAATATAGAAGGGAGTGGCGATTGGATTGCTACCCAAACTCCCACTGCAGGAACGGGTCTTTCTCCAACGGATCAGATCACTCTTCAGCTCTCTAATCAAACAGCTGAAGTTGATACGACTGAACTTCCGGATGGATATTCCATCATCCCGGATGTTGGAGGAATGAGCATGCGCAATGCAAGCCGTCTAATCGCCGGTCGTGGCTACGAAGTTAAGCGAATCGGATCGGGAACTGTATATACTCAATTTCCTCGTCCTGGTGATCAAATGCAGAAAGGACGCACGATTACGATCCGGGGAAAAGCAAAATCTCTCAATAATCTTGTAAGCAAATAG
- the rsmH gene encoding 16S rRNA (cytosine(1402)-N(4))-methyltransferase RsmH: MTKNDTYYEHQPVLLEESVEYLITDSQGIYIDATLGGGGHSQALLSHLDSNAQLIGIDQDDEALSAANARIGQDNRFSSIKGNFGYLTRLLSPELHGEISGILLDLGVSTHQIKEADRGFTFQKEGPLDMRMSNLRGITAYQVVNEYSYEELRDVIYHYGEERLSREIASEIIDRRPIETTTELRDAVEAVVYGKHQIKSVARVFQGIRIEVNRELDMLRQVLDQSLELLKTDGRIVAISYHSLEDRIVKRFFRAGNHKGEIEKDFYGNPLSPIEEISGGIIRPSEEEVEQNPAARSAKMRVAQIIDPPEV; the protein is encoded by the coding sequence ATGACCAAGAATGATACATATTACGAGCATCAGCCGGTATTGCTGGAAGAGTCCGTAGAATATTTAATTACGGACTCCCAGGGTATCTATATCGATGCTACACTTGGCGGTGGAGGACACAGCCAGGCATTGTTATCTCATCTCGACAGCAACGCTCAACTCATTGGTATAGATCAGGATGACGAAGCCCTGTCTGCAGCAAATGCACGCATTGGCCAAGATAACCGTTTTTCTTCCATAAAAGGCAATTTCGGATATCTCACCCGGCTATTATCCCCAGAATTACACGGTGAGATATCCGGAATCCTTCTCGATCTCGGTGTTTCAACTCATCAAATAAAAGAAGCCGACCGCGGATTTACCTTTCAAAAAGAGGGTCCGTTAGATATGCGGATGAGCAACCTTCGGGGAATCACAGCATATCAGGTTGTAAATGAGTACTCCTATGAAGAACTCCGTGATGTGATCTATCATTATGGCGAAGAACGGTTAAGCCGCGAAATCGCAAGCGAAATTATTGATCGCCGTCCTATTGAAACGACAACTGAGCTGCGCGACGCCGTTGAGGCCGTAGTATATGGCAAACACCAAATCAAAAGCGTAGCACGTGTTTTTCAAGGCATCCGGATAGAAGTAAACCGGGAATTGGATATGCTGCGCCAGGTCCTCGACCAATCGCTCGAGTTGCTAAAGACCGACGGACGTATTGTAGCGATCAGCTATCATTCGCTGGAAGACCGAATTGTCAAAAGATTCTTCAGAGCAGGAAACCACAAGGGAGAAATAGAGAAAGATTTTTATGGCAATCCCCTCTCTCCCATCGAAGAAATATCGGGAGGTATTATCCGTCCCTCTGAAGAAGAAGTCGAACAAAATCCGGCTGCCCGAAGTGCCAAGATGCGGGTAGCTCAAATCATAGATCCCCCGGAGGTGTAG
- the mraZ gene encoding division/cell wall cluster transcriptional repressor MraZ has protein sequence MPSFKGQYEHSVDNKGRVSFPAKLRKALSPQAQERFTILRGLEPCLYLYPEDEWQKVEDQLAQINSFTKEGRTVKRNFLRFAEDLSLDNQNRIPLPSQLTDWAGIDGKAIFIGSGERIEIWSPEKLEEVDSGLDFESYQELFERVMGDDDNHDQE, from the coding sequence ATGCCGAGCTTTAAAGGCCAATACGAACATAGTGTCGATAATAAAGGACGCGTTAGCTTCCCGGCTAAACTGCGTAAAGCTCTCAGCCCCCAGGCACAAGAGCGTTTTACCATATTGAGAGGTCTTGAACCCTGCCTTTATCTCTACCCAGAGGATGAATGGCAAAAAGTAGAAGACCAACTTGCCCAGATCAACAGCTTTACCAAGGAAGGTCGAACCGTAAAGCGCAATTTCCTGCGTTTTGCAGAAGACCTGTCTCTGGATAACCAAAACCGCATTCCTCTACCTTCACAACTGACAGACTGGGCCGGCATCGATGGCAAAGCCATTTTTATTGGCAGCGGCGAACGCATAGAAATATGGTCGCCTGAAAAACTAGAAGAGGTCGATTCCGGCTTAGATTTCGAATCGTACCAAGAACTTTTTGAGCGGGTAATGGGCGACGATGATAACCATGACCAAGAATGA